A DNA window from Hordeum vulgare subsp. vulgare chromosome 1H, MorexV3_pseudomolecules_assembly, whole genome shotgun sequence contains the following coding sequences:
- the LOC123434300 gene encoding probable serine protease EDA2 isoform X1 produces MVSRAGLASLLGASFLLLLARSAEPLGFSHRPRTAGGELSAAPSRYLAREERWMSQRLDHFSSSDHRQFKQRYFEFLDYHDDPTGPVFLRICGESSCDGIPNDYLAVIAKKFGAAVVTPEHRYYGKSSPFDSLTTDNLRFLSSKQALFDLAVFRQYYQEKLNSRYNRSAGFDNPWFVFGVSYSGALSAWFRLKFPHLTCGSLASSGVVLAVYNFTDFDKQVGDSAGPECKAALQEITRLVDKQLLSDSHSVKALFGADSLKNDGDFLFLLADAAATTFQYGNPDALCSPLANAKKKGESLVETYAHFVKDYYIKKLGTTVSSYDQEYLKETTPDDSSSRLWWFQVCSEVAYFQVAPKNDSVRSAQIDTRYNLDLCKNVYGEGVYPDVFMTNLYYGGTSIAASKIVFTNGSQDPWRHASKQKSSEGMPSYIIKCSNCGHGTDLRGCPQLPFRIEGDSSNCTSPEAVNTVRKQIVKHIDLWLSQCHEPARSGSGTPSHSMAKLCSDREGVVRRRRLTPV; encoded by the exons ATGGTGTCCCGCGCTGGGCTCGCCTCCCTCCTCGgcgcctccttcctcctcctcctcgcgcgcAGCGCCGAGCCGCTCGGGTTCAGCCACCGCCCGCGGACCGCCGGCGGCGAGCTCTCGGCCGCCCCGAGCAGATACCTGGCGCGGGAGGAGCGCTGGATGAGCCAACGCCTCGACCACTTCTCCTCCAGC GACCATCGCCAATTCAAGCAGCGCTACTTCGAGTTCCTCGACTACCACGACGACCCCACGGGGCCGGTGTTCCTGCGCATCTGCGGCGAGTCCTCCTGCGACGGCATCCCCAACGACTACCTGGCCGTCATCGCCAAGAAGTTCGGCGCGGCCGTGGTGACGCCGGAGCACCGGTACTACGGCAAGAGCTCCCCGTTCGACAGCCTCACCACCGACAACCTCAGGTTCCTCTCGTCCAAGCAGGCGCTCTTCGACCTCGCCGTCTTCCGCCAGTATTACCAG GAAAAACTGAATTCTCGGTACAACCGGAGCGCGGGGTTCGACAATCCGTGGTTCGTCTTCGGGGTCTCCTACTCCGGGGCTCTCAGCGCCTGGTTCAGGCTCAAGTTCCCTCACCTGAcatgcggaagcctagcgagctcTGGGGTGGTTCTTGCTGTGTACAACTTCACTGATTTCGACAAGCAG GTCGGAGATTCGGCTGGCCCTGAGTGCAAAGCTGCCCTTCAGGAAATAACCAGACTTGTCGACAAACAGCTTCTGTCGGATAGCCACTCGGTGAAGGCCTTGTTCGGAGCAGATTCG TTGAAAAATGACGGTGACTTCCTCTTTCTACTGGCAGATGCAGCAGCGACAACA TTCCAGTATGGGAATCCTGATGCCTTGTGCTCCCCTCTAGCAAATGCGAAGAAAAAGGGGGAAAGTTTGGTG GAAACATATGCTCACTTTGTGAAAGATTACTACATTAAAAAATTGGGGACTACAGTATCTTCTTATGATCAAGAGTATTTGAAGGAAACAACTCCCGATGATTCTA gttctagGCTTTGGTGGTTCCAAGTTTGCAGTGAAGTTGCCTATTTTCAAGTCGCACCCAAAAATGATAGTGTTCGTTCTGCGCAGATCGATACAAG GTACAATTTGGACCTGTGTAAAAATGTTTATGGAGAAGGAGTTTATCCCGATGTGTTCATGACAAACTTATATTACGGAGGGACAAGTATTGCTG CTTCTAAAATTGTGTTCACAAATGGCTCTCAAGATCCATGGCGTCATGCCTCCAAACAGAAATCATCGGAAGGCA TGCCATCATACATAATCAAATGTAGCAACTGCGGACATGGCACTGATTTGAGAGGATGTCCCCAGCTTCCTTTCAGGATTGAAG GTGACTCTTCAAACTGCACGTCCCCAGAAGCGGTGAACACAGTAAGGAAGCAGATCGTCAAGCACATCGACCTGTGGCTATCACAATGCCATGAGCCAGCAAGGTCAGGGTCTGGGACGCCTAGCCATTCGATGGCAAAACTGTGCAGTGATCGTGAG GGCGTGGTGAGGCGACGACGACTCACACCTGTTTAG
- the LOC123434300 gene encoding probable serine protease EDA2 isoform X2, producing MVSRAGLASLLGASFLLLLARSAEPLGFSHRPRTAGGELSAAPSRYLAREERWMSQRLDHFSSSDHRQFKQRYFEFLDYHDDPTGPVFLRICGESSCDGIPNDYLAVIAKKFGAAVVTPEHRYYGKSSPFDSLTTDNLRFLSSKQALFDLAVFRQYYQEKLNSRYNRSAGFDNPWFVFGVSYSGALSAWFRLKFPHLTCGSLASSGVVLAVYNFTDFDKQVGDSAGPECKAALQEITRLVDKQLLSDSHSVKALFGADSLKNDGDFLFLLADAAATTFQYGNPDALCSPLANAKKKGESLVETYAHFVKDYYIKKLGTTVSSYDQEYLKETTPDDSSSRLWWFQVCSEVAYFQVAPKNDSVRSAQIDTRYNLDLCKNVYGEGVYPDVFMTNLYYGGTSIAASKIVFTNGSQDPWRHASKQKSSEGMPSYIIKCSNCGHGTDLRGCPQLPFRIEGDSSNCTSPEAVNTVRKQIVKHIDLWLSQCHEPARAW from the exons ATGGTGTCCCGCGCTGGGCTCGCCTCCCTCCTCGgcgcctccttcctcctcctcctcgcgcgcAGCGCCGAGCCGCTCGGGTTCAGCCACCGCCCGCGGACCGCCGGCGGCGAGCTCTCGGCCGCCCCGAGCAGATACCTGGCGCGGGAGGAGCGCTGGATGAGCCAACGCCTCGACCACTTCTCCTCCAGC GACCATCGCCAATTCAAGCAGCGCTACTTCGAGTTCCTCGACTACCACGACGACCCCACGGGGCCGGTGTTCCTGCGCATCTGCGGCGAGTCCTCCTGCGACGGCATCCCCAACGACTACCTGGCCGTCATCGCCAAGAAGTTCGGCGCGGCCGTGGTGACGCCGGAGCACCGGTACTACGGCAAGAGCTCCCCGTTCGACAGCCTCACCACCGACAACCTCAGGTTCCTCTCGTCCAAGCAGGCGCTCTTCGACCTCGCCGTCTTCCGCCAGTATTACCAG GAAAAACTGAATTCTCGGTACAACCGGAGCGCGGGGTTCGACAATCCGTGGTTCGTCTTCGGGGTCTCCTACTCCGGGGCTCTCAGCGCCTGGTTCAGGCTCAAGTTCCCTCACCTGAcatgcggaagcctagcgagctcTGGGGTGGTTCTTGCTGTGTACAACTTCACTGATTTCGACAAGCAG GTCGGAGATTCGGCTGGCCCTGAGTGCAAAGCTGCCCTTCAGGAAATAACCAGACTTGTCGACAAACAGCTTCTGTCGGATAGCCACTCGGTGAAGGCCTTGTTCGGAGCAGATTCG TTGAAAAATGACGGTGACTTCCTCTTTCTACTGGCAGATGCAGCAGCGACAACA TTCCAGTATGGGAATCCTGATGCCTTGTGCTCCCCTCTAGCAAATGCGAAGAAAAAGGGGGAAAGTTTGGTG GAAACATATGCTCACTTTGTGAAAGATTACTACATTAAAAAATTGGGGACTACAGTATCTTCTTATGATCAAGAGTATTTGAAGGAAACAACTCCCGATGATTCTA gttctagGCTTTGGTGGTTCCAAGTTTGCAGTGAAGTTGCCTATTTTCAAGTCGCACCCAAAAATGATAGTGTTCGTTCTGCGCAGATCGATACAAG GTACAATTTGGACCTGTGTAAAAATGTTTATGGAGAAGGAGTTTATCCCGATGTGTTCATGACAAACTTATATTACGGAGGGACAAGTATTGCTG CTTCTAAAATTGTGTTCACAAATGGCTCTCAAGATCCATGGCGTCATGCCTCCAAACAGAAATCATCGGAAGGCA TGCCATCATACATAATCAAATGTAGCAACTGCGGACATGGCACTGATTTGAGAGGATGTCCCCAGCTTCCTTTCAGGATTGAAG GTGACTCTTCAAACTGCACGTCCCCAGAAGCGGTGAACACAGTAAGGAAGCAGATCGTCAAGCACATCGACCTGTGGCTATCACAATGCCATGAGCCAGCAAG GGCGTGGTGA
- the LOC123434326 gene encoding probable serine protease EDA2 isoform X2 → MGVGTTAGATSRLAVVPLLLLLPLLLARGAVAVSLWRPPPEAGPLGSAPGRFLTQEEHWMSQTLDHFSPTDHRQFKQRYYEFLDYHRAPNGPVFLNICGEASCSGISNNYLAVMAKKFGAALVSPEHRYYGKSSPFEDLTTENLRFLSSKQALSDLAVFRQYYQETLNAKYNRSGADNSWFVFGGSYSGALSAWFRLKFPHLTCGSLASSGVVLAVYNFTDFDRQIGESAGPECKAALQEITRLVDGQLQSGNNSVKELFGAKMLENDGDFLYLLADAAAIAFQYGNPDVLCSPLVEAKKNGTDLVEAFAHYVNSYYVGRFKASVASYDQKYLKNTTPAESSYRLWWYQVCSEVSYFQVAPKNDSVRSTKIDTRYHLDLCKNVFGEGVYPDVSMTNLYYGGTRIAGSKIVFANGSQDPWRHASKQKSSEELPSYLIECSNCGHCTDISGCPQAPSNIEGDSSKCSSPEAVNKVRKQIVDHIDLWLSECQDQGEQMEHSYLLITCAGEHARHCCCIYTRIIQA, encoded by the exons ATGGGAGTCGGAACTACCGCCGGCGCCACCTCCCGCCTCGCCGTCGTTCCACTCCTGCTGCTGCTACCCCTACTCCTCGCGCGCGGCGCCGTGGCTGTCAGCCTCTGGCGGCCGCCGCCGGAGGCCGGGCCCCTGGGCTCCGCCCCAGGAAGGTTCCTGACGCAGGAGGAGCACTGGATGAGCCAAACCCTCGACCACTTCTCCCCCACC GACCATCGGCAATTCAAGCAGCGGTACTATGAATTTCTCGATTACCACCGAGCTCCAAATGGGCCGGTCTTCTTAAATATATGTGGAGAAGCTTCATGCTCTGGGATTTCTAACAACTACTTAGCT GTGATGGCCAAGAAGTTTGGCGCTGCTTTGGTTTCTCCCGAGCATCGATACTATGGGAAGAGTTCCCCTTTTGAGGATTTGACGACAGAAAATCTAAGGTTCTTGTCATCAAAGCAGGCTTTATCTGATCTGGCTGTTTTCCGACAGTATTATCAG GAAACATTAAATGCCAAGTATAATCGCTCAGGAGCAGACAATTCTTGGTTTGTGTTTGGAGGGTCGTACTCTGGAGCTCTCAGTGCTTGGTTCAGATTGAAATTTCCTCACTTGACATGTGGAAGTCTTGCAAGTTCAGGGGTTGTTCTTGCTGTTTACAACTTTACTGACTTTGACAGACAG ATTGGGGAGTCAGCTGGTCCAGAATGCAAAGCAGCACTTCAAGAAATAACAAGACTTGTTGATGGACAACTTCAGTCTGGCAACAACTCAGTTAAAGAACTGTTTGGAGCAAAAATG TTAGAAAATGATGGTGACTTCCTTTACCTACTAGCAGACGCTGCAGCTATTGCG TTCCAATATGGCAATCCTGATGTTTTGTGCTCCCCACTAGTTGAAGCAAAGAAGAATGGTACGGATTTGGTG GAAGCATTTGCTCATTACGTGAACAGTTATTATGTCGGGAGATTTAAGGCATCAGTTGCATCATATGATCAGAAGTATTTGAAGAACACAACTCcagctgaatctt CATATAgattgtggtggtatcaagtttgCAGTGAGGTTTCATATTTCCAAGTGGCACCAAAAAATGATAGCGTCCGCTCTACAAAGATCGATACAAG ATACCATTTAGACTTGTGCAAAAATGTTTTTGGGGAAGGAGTTTATCCTGATGTGTCCATGACAAACTTATACTATGGAGGCACAAGAATTGCAG GTTCTAAAATTGTTTTTGCAAATGGCTCTCAAGACCCATGGCGCCATGCTTCTAAGCAGAAATCATCGGAAGAAC TGCCATCATACTTAATTGAGTGCAGCAACTGCGGGCATTGCACTGATATCTCCGGATGCCCTCAAGCACCTTCAAATATTGAAG GTGATTCATCCAAATGCTCATCCCCAGAAGCAGTGAACAAAGTAAGGAAGCAGatcgtggatcacatcgacctgtgGCTGTCAGAATGCCAAGACCAAG GGGAGCAGATGGAGCATAGCTACCTACTGATCACCTGTGCAGGCGAACATGCACGGCACTGCTGTTGTATTTATACACGAATAATACAGGCATAG
- the LOC123434326 gene encoding probable serine protease EDA2 isoform X1 encodes MGVGTTAGATSRLAVVPLLLLLPLLLARGAVAVSLWRPPPEAGPLGSAPGRFLTQEEHWMSQTLDHFSPTDHRQFKQRYYEFLDYHRAPNGPVFLNICGEASCSGISNNYLAVMAKKFGAALVSPEHRYYGKSSPFEDLTTENLRFLSSKQALSDLAVFRQYYQETLNAKYNRSGADNSWFVFGGSYSGALSAWFRLKFPHLTCGSLASSGVVLAVYNFTDFDRQIGESAGPECKAALQEITRLVDGQLQSGNNSVKELFGAKMLENDGDFLYLLADAAAIAFQYGNPDVLCSPLVEAKKNGTDLVEAFAHYVNSYYVGRFKASVASYDQKYLKNTTPAESSYRLWWYQVCSEVSYFQVAPKNDSVRSTKIDTRYHLDLCKNVFGEGVYPDVSMTNLYYGGTRIAGSKIVFANGSQDPWRHASKQKSSEELPSYLIECSNCGHCTDISGCPQAPSNIEGDSSKCSSPEAVNKVRKQIVDHIDLWLSECQDQGRDTVTTQGSRWSIATY; translated from the exons ATGGGAGTCGGAACTACCGCCGGCGCCACCTCCCGCCTCGCCGTCGTTCCACTCCTGCTGCTGCTACCCCTACTCCTCGCGCGCGGCGCCGTGGCTGTCAGCCTCTGGCGGCCGCCGCCGGAGGCCGGGCCCCTGGGCTCCGCCCCAGGAAGGTTCCTGACGCAGGAGGAGCACTGGATGAGCCAAACCCTCGACCACTTCTCCCCCACC GACCATCGGCAATTCAAGCAGCGGTACTATGAATTTCTCGATTACCACCGAGCTCCAAATGGGCCGGTCTTCTTAAATATATGTGGAGAAGCTTCATGCTCTGGGATTTCTAACAACTACTTAGCT GTGATGGCCAAGAAGTTTGGCGCTGCTTTGGTTTCTCCCGAGCATCGATACTATGGGAAGAGTTCCCCTTTTGAGGATTTGACGACAGAAAATCTAAGGTTCTTGTCATCAAAGCAGGCTTTATCTGATCTGGCTGTTTTCCGACAGTATTATCAG GAAACATTAAATGCCAAGTATAATCGCTCAGGAGCAGACAATTCTTGGTTTGTGTTTGGAGGGTCGTACTCTGGAGCTCTCAGTGCTTGGTTCAGATTGAAATTTCCTCACTTGACATGTGGAAGTCTTGCAAGTTCAGGGGTTGTTCTTGCTGTTTACAACTTTACTGACTTTGACAGACAG ATTGGGGAGTCAGCTGGTCCAGAATGCAAAGCAGCACTTCAAGAAATAACAAGACTTGTTGATGGACAACTTCAGTCTGGCAACAACTCAGTTAAAGAACTGTTTGGAGCAAAAATG TTAGAAAATGATGGTGACTTCCTTTACCTACTAGCAGACGCTGCAGCTATTGCG TTCCAATATGGCAATCCTGATGTTTTGTGCTCCCCACTAGTTGAAGCAAAGAAGAATGGTACGGATTTGGTG GAAGCATTTGCTCATTACGTGAACAGTTATTATGTCGGGAGATTTAAGGCATCAGTTGCATCATATGATCAGAAGTATTTGAAGAACACAACTCcagctgaatctt CATATAgattgtggtggtatcaagtttgCAGTGAGGTTTCATATTTCCAAGTGGCACCAAAAAATGATAGCGTCCGCTCTACAAAGATCGATACAAG ATACCATTTAGACTTGTGCAAAAATGTTTTTGGGGAAGGAGTTTATCCTGATGTGTCCATGACAAACTTATACTATGGAGGCACAAGAATTGCAG GTTCTAAAATTGTTTTTGCAAATGGCTCTCAAGACCCATGGCGCCATGCTTCTAAGCAGAAATCATCGGAAGAAC TGCCATCATACTTAATTGAGTGCAGCAACTGCGGGCATTGCACTGATATCTCCGGATGCCCTCAAGCACCTTCAAATATTGAAG GTGATTCATCCAAATGCTCATCCCCAGAAGCAGTGAACAAAGTAAGGAAGCAGatcgtggatcacatcgacctgtgGCTGTCAGAATGCCAAGACCAAG GACGCGACACGGTGACCACGCAGGGGAGCAGATGGAGCATAGCTACCTACTGA